One part of the Hyalangium ruber genome encodes these proteins:
- a CDS encoding adenylate/guanylate cyclase domain-containing protein, whose protein sequence is MKASYPLPAEPSLEELRSLRQLHRALDELLEESLKQRESLTQTFDRCFPKLLELTGARAIALTTRNEDLAEQTWTEGAWGERHPGPLLEEISGVRRMEDGTLVTQALDVGGTRVGSIGLLFPEDHTDVLESARLARLLETVAEQLDTVLCLVHTAAEKHQLIVQCNRHLANPVFEVGMDQAVLALAQRVRLPGFLLLYRDAVRPQVLHYRTYRHGHLEYESADRPGQHLERLIQKQGPELLKRSDGSLRQLFGQARGRTTEVVLISGTSSGEHLGKIILWSDEDFSAYTLEIVRLLASGLSQRLLDYNRERIHLSQFFPSRAIDELLRDPAYGNHLRPQDQEVGILFADINGFTRICEQGFDSPKAIGRFVDEWSARAVDFIWQHGGVFDKMVGDCVIGLFGPPFFETSRVQRAEAVVRAALDIQNYTASLSAREEVAELCKRVQLPGLGVAIGVNLAHVNCGLFGPNRNYTAFSTGMNQTARLQSLGGFREMLLMDSAREALAESQAPWTQDLKFGPLIETAVKNVGQPLRYYKLA, encoded by the coding sequence ATGAAAGCGTCGTACCCGCTGCCCGCGGAGCCCTCGCTGGAGGAGCTCCGGTCGCTGCGCCAGCTCCACCGTGCCCTGGATGAGCTGCTCGAGGAGAGCCTCAAACAGCGCGAGAGCCTCACGCAGACCTTCGATCGCTGCTTCCCGAAGCTGTTGGAGCTGACGGGCGCGCGCGCCATCGCCCTCACCACGCGCAACGAGGACCTGGCCGAGCAGACCTGGACCGAGGGCGCCTGGGGCGAGCGTCACCCCGGCCCGCTCCTGGAGGAGATCAGCGGCGTGCGGCGCATGGAGGACGGCACGCTCGTCACCCAGGCGCTGGACGTGGGGGGCACGCGGGTGGGCTCCATCGGCCTGCTCTTCCCGGAGGACCACACCGACGTGCTGGAGTCGGCGCGCCTCGCCCGCCTGCTGGAGACGGTGGCCGAGCAGCTCGACACGGTGCTGTGCCTGGTCCACACCGCCGCGGAGAAGCACCAGCTCATCGTCCAGTGCAACCGGCACCTGGCCAACCCCGTCTTCGAGGTGGGCATGGATCAGGCGGTGCTGGCGCTGGCGCAGCGGGTGCGGCTGCCCGGCTTCCTGTTGCTGTACCGGGACGCGGTGCGCCCGCAGGTGCTGCACTACCGCACCTACCGCCACGGGCACCTGGAGTACGAGAGCGCCGATCGTCCCGGGCAGCACCTGGAGCGCCTCATCCAGAAGCAGGGGCCGGAGCTGCTCAAGCGCTCGGATGGCTCGCTGCGGCAGCTCTTCGGCCAGGCGCGCGGGCGCACCACGGAGGTGGTGCTCATCTCGGGCACCTCCTCCGGCGAGCACCTGGGGAAGATCATCCTCTGGAGCGACGAGGACTTCTCCGCCTACACGCTGGAGATCGTCCGGCTGCTGGCCTCCGGGCTCAGCCAGCGGCTGTTGGACTACAACCGCGAGCGCATCCACCTGTCCCAGTTCTTCCCCAGCCGCGCCATCGACGAGCTGCTGAGGGACCCGGCCTACGGCAACCACCTGCGGCCGCAGGATCAGGAAGTCGGCATCCTCTTCGCGGACATCAACGGCTTCACCCGGATCTGCGAGCAGGGCTTCGACAGCCCCAAGGCCATCGGTCGCTTCGTGGACGAGTGGAGCGCGCGCGCGGTGGACTTCATCTGGCAGCACGGCGGGGTGTTCGACAAGATGGTGGGCGACTGCGTCATCGGCCTGTTCGGCCCGCCCTTCTTCGAGACGAGCCGCGTGCAGCGGGCCGAGGCGGTGGTGCGCGCGGCGCTGGACATCCAGAACTACACCGCCTCGCTCAGCGCGCGCGAGGAGGTGGCGGAGCTGTGCAAGCGGGTGCAGCTACCAGGGCTGGGCGTGGCCATTGGCGTGAACCTGGCGCACGTCAACTGCGGGCTGTTCGGGCCCAACCGCAACTACACGGCCTTCTCCACGGGAATGAACCAGACGGCGCGGCTGCAGTCGCTCGGGGGCTTCCGGGAGATGCTGCTGATGGACAGCGCGCGCGAGGCGCTCGCCGAGTCCCAGGCGCCCTGGACTCAGGACTTGAAGTTCGGTCCGCTCATCGAGACGGCGGTGAAGAACGTGGGCCAGCCGCTGCGCTACTACAAGCTGGCGTGA
- a CDS encoding HTTM domain-containing protein: protein MTEVRARAGLWERLLAPRDIAALVAFRVAFGLMVTVSAVRFLAYGWIDDFFARPKVHFTYWGFGWVPALPAPWIHVVFAALAVLGLCVAVGLYYRVAIALLFVLFSYVQLVDVTNYLNHYYLVSLLAGLLCFVPAHRAFSVDAWRKPALRRDTLPAWCTYLLRFQVAVVYVFAGLAKLTTDWLIHAQPLGIWLSARTSLPLVGPLLEQRWVAFAAAWGGFLFDTTIVAFLLTRRLRPLAYVVVVGFHAATLALFPIGMFPVIMVTAALVFFDPAWPRWLGERLRLLPAGGARAPEPAPAVVAVGPKARLALGVAVAYGLVQLVLPLRTHFYEGNVLWHEQGMRFSWRVMAREKNGSVTFVVREPGTGREWHVPPNQYLTRLQEREMSVQPDLILQLAHRIARDYEAKGRGPVEVYADARVSLNGRPAEVFIDPSVDLARERDGLAAKAWILPAPASLPVRLRPTLARGP, encoded by the coding sequence ATGACTGAGGTGCGGGCGCGCGCCGGCCTCTGGGAGCGCCTGCTGGCGCCGCGGGACATCGCGGCGCTGGTGGCCTTCCGGGTGGCGTTCGGGCTGATGGTGACGGTATCGGCCGTGCGCTTCCTCGCCTACGGCTGGATCGACGACTTCTTCGCGCGACCGAAGGTTCACTTCACCTACTGGGGCTTCGGCTGGGTGCCGGCGCTGCCCGCCCCGTGGATCCACGTCGTCTTCGCGGCGTTGGCGGTGTTGGGCCTGTGCGTGGCGGTGGGCCTCTACTACCGCGTGGCCATCGCGCTGCTCTTCGTGCTGTTCAGCTACGTCCAGCTGGTGGACGTCACCAACTACCTCAACCACTACTATCTGGTGAGCCTGTTGGCGGGGCTGCTGTGCTTCGTGCCGGCGCACCGGGCCTTCTCGGTGGATGCGTGGCGAAAGCCGGCGCTGCGCCGCGACACGCTGCCGGCCTGGTGTACGTACCTGCTGCGCTTCCAGGTCGCCGTCGTCTACGTGTTCGCTGGGCTGGCCAAGCTCACCACCGACTGGTTGATCCACGCTCAGCCCCTGGGTATCTGGCTGTCGGCGCGCACCAGCCTGCCCCTGGTGGGGCCACTGCTGGAGCAGCGCTGGGTCGCGTTCGCCGCCGCCTGGGGCGGGTTCCTCTTCGACACGACGATCGTCGCCTTCCTGCTCACGCGGAGGTTGCGGCCCCTGGCGTATGTGGTGGTCGTGGGGTTCCACGCGGCCACCCTGGCGCTGTTTCCGATCGGGATGTTCCCCGTCATCATGGTCACCGCGGCGCTGGTCTTCTTCGACCCCGCTTGGCCGCGGTGGCTGGGCGAGCGCCTGCGCCTCCTGCCAGCGGGAGGGGCCCGCGCGCCTGAGCCCGCGCCTGCCGTGGTGGCCGTGGGCCCGAAGGCCCGGCTCGCGCTGGGCGTGGCGGTGGCCTATGGGCTCGTCCAGCTCGTGCTCCCCTTGAGGACCCACTTCTACGAGGGCAACGTCCTCTGGCACGAGCAGGGCATGCGCTTCTCGTGGCGGGTGATGGCCCGGGAGAAGAACGGGAGCGTCACCTTCGTGGTTCGGGAGCCGGGCACGGGCAGGGAGTGGCACGTGCCGCCCAACCAGTACCTCACCCGGCTGCAGGAGCGGGAGATGTCGGTACAGCCCGATCTCATCCTGCAGCTCGCCCACCGCATCGCCCGTGACTACGAGGCGAAGGGCCGGGGCCCCGTCGAGGTGTACGCCGACGCGCGCGTGTCCCTCAACGGCCGCCCGGCGGAGGTCTTCATCGATCCCTCGGTGGACCTCGCGCGGGAGCGGGACGGGCTGGCCGCGAAGGCGTGGATCCTTCCCGCGCCGGCTTCACTGCCCGTGCGCCTGCGTCCCACCCTGGCCCGGGGGCCTTGA
- a CDS encoding imelysin family protein: MSVWAVVALAGLGGCKETKPTPTPEPGGEVQATRTALLGAFGACVVTSARDFQQVAAELETATAALAAQPGDSTRNAARAAYHRAMDAWQILETMQVGPAAPRSMPGGAELRDNIYSWPLVSRCAIEEQLVSRSYESQDFPNSLISRRGLYAVEYLLFYEGTDTACGPTSPIVSGGTWAALSTEEKQARKRAYAAAAAEDVHRRAVQLTEAWEPGKGDFAKTLETAGPGNTVYATSQAGLNSVSDALFYVEQTVKDTKLARPLGLRDCDGDTCPEYLESQFAARSKANVRSNLVGYRRVMEGCGPDFSGVAFDDLLVAVGSEALATKLHERGAAAQAALEAVNESDLVQALDQDKASVRALYDGVKGMTDVLKTELVTVLDLELPQTVEGDND; encoded by the coding sequence GTGAGCGTATGGGCTGTCGTGGCGCTGGCGGGGCTGGGGGGCTGTAAGGAGACGAAGCCGACCCCCACGCCGGAGCCAGGAGGCGAGGTCCAGGCGACGCGGACGGCGCTGCTGGGCGCGTTCGGAGCGTGCGTGGTGACGAGCGCGCGGGACTTCCAGCAGGTGGCCGCGGAGCTGGAGACGGCCACGGCGGCCCTGGCGGCTCAGCCTGGGGACAGCACGCGCAATGCGGCGCGCGCGGCGTACCACCGCGCCATGGACGCGTGGCAGATCCTCGAGACGATGCAGGTGGGGCCTGCGGCCCCGCGGAGCATGCCGGGCGGCGCGGAGCTGCGTGACAACATCTACTCCTGGCCCCTGGTGAGCCGCTGCGCCATCGAGGAGCAGCTCGTCTCGCGAAGCTACGAGTCGCAGGACTTCCCCAACTCGCTCATCAGCCGCCGAGGGCTCTACGCCGTCGAGTACCTGCTCTTCTATGAGGGGACGGACACCGCGTGCGGGCCCACTTCGCCCATCGTGTCGGGAGGCACCTGGGCGGCGCTCTCCACCGAGGAGAAGCAGGCGCGCAAGCGGGCCTATGCGGCGGCGGCGGCGGAGGACGTCCACCGCCGCGCCGTGCAGCTCACGGAGGCGTGGGAGCCGGGCAAGGGCGACTTCGCGAAGACGCTGGAGACGGCCGGCCCGGGCAACACCGTGTACGCGACGAGCCAGGCGGGGCTGAACTCGGTGAGCGACGCGCTCTTCTACGTGGAGCAGACGGTCAAGGACACGAAGCTCGCGCGGCCGCTGGGGCTCCGGGACTGCGACGGCGACACGTGTCCGGAGTACCTGGAGTCGCAATTCGCGGCCCGCTCGAAGGCCAACGTGCGCTCCAACCTGGTGGGCTACCGCCGGGTGATGGAGGGGTGCGGCCCGGACTTCTCGGGGGTGGCGTTCGATGATCTGCTGGTGGCGGTGGGCTCCGAGGCACTGGCGACGAAGCTGCATGAGCGAGGGGCGGCGGCCCAGGCCGCGCTGGAGGCCGTGAACGAGTCCGATCTCGTGCAGGCCCTGGACCAGGACAAGGCCTCGGTCCGCGCGCTCTATGACGGGGTCAAGGGCATGACGGACGTGCTGAAGACCGAGCTGGTCACCGTGCTCGACCTGGAGCTGCCCCAGACGGTGGAAGGGGACAATGACTGA
- a CDS encoding TonB-dependent receptor domain-containing protein translates to MVFAIAVEAAAQSPEPAVGAPPAGAEAPPSPPLAPEAAPPPTEGSVPPAAEPSVAVPPAPTPQPPETALPAPASEPVSPTPAQEPASPVPAAPEEAQKKFESVVVGTSETRTSGSVHVLKSSKLERYELDDPQAILQSVPGVYGRGEDGFGLRPNVGLRGVNPDRSKKVTLLEDGVLFGPAPYSAPAAYYFPLMTRMQSVRVLKGPSAIQHGPQTVGGSVEFITRDIPAEEEFGVDLSGGQYLSGKFHGHYGASTESSGFLLEGVHLRSNGFKELDEGGHTGFRRNEWMMKARHQFDSEGEFRHGLQLKLGYSDEASNETYLGLSDADFAQNPLRRYGASRMDHMAWHRTQVVLSHQLDAGALAVTTSAYRHDFHRIWRKVNRFAGVDVASVLADPTSARNSIYYGVLTGQIDASTPQETLLIGPNNRTFVSQGLQSIGRWSTKTGALSHNLEFGARYHFDSIERLHTEDGFRMVGGRLVSDGEQTATTANNMDSTHAVALHVIDAVSWGPLVVTPGVRLEVVRSRSVDRLAGVAQDGSLEALMPGLGVYGGLTHSLGLFAGVHRGFSPPAPGQSGEVGPERSINYEAGARWTRSGERVEVVGFLNDYSNLTDVCTFSNGCLNDNLDRQIDAGEARIQGLEAFAEKTFRPGGGVTFPLSVAYTFTQTELLESFRSADPQYGTVEAGDEMPYVPQHQLFASAGVESAFGGVFLTATFLDTMREEAGQGEAAAGEKTEALLTFDLNASWSFSKNAHLYLSARNLLDNQAIVSRRPYGARPNAPRTVLVGLKYSL, encoded by the coding sequence ATGGTGTTCGCCATCGCGGTGGAGGCAGCCGCTCAGTCCCCAGAGCCCGCGGTGGGAGCGCCCCCTGCGGGCGCGGAAGCTCCTCCCTCCCCGCCGCTGGCGCCCGAGGCTGCCCCTCCTCCCACGGAGGGCAGCGTGCCACCGGCGGCCGAGCCCTCGGTCGCCGTGCCTCCGGCTCCCACGCCTCAGCCGCCCGAGACCGCGCTGCCCGCGCCGGCCTCGGAGCCGGTGAGTCCCACCCCAGCGCAGGAGCCCGCGAGCCCCGTGCCCGCGGCGCCCGAGGAGGCCCAGAAGAAGTTCGAGAGCGTGGTGGTGGGCACCTCGGAGACTCGCACCAGCGGCTCGGTCCACGTGCTCAAGTCGAGCAAGCTCGAGCGCTACGAGCTGGATGATCCCCAGGCCATCCTGCAGTCGGTGCCCGGCGTCTACGGGCGCGGCGAGGACGGCTTCGGTCTGCGGCCCAACGTGGGCCTGCGGGGCGTCAACCCCGATCGCAGCAAGAAGGTGACGCTCCTAGAGGACGGAGTCCTCTTCGGGCCCGCTCCCTACTCCGCGCCGGCGGCGTACTACTTCCCGCTGATGACGCGCATGCAGTCGGTGCGCGTGCTCAAGGGCCCCTCGGCCATCCAGCACGGCCCGCAGACCGTGGGCGGCTCGGTGGAGTTCATCACCCGGGACATCCCCGCCGAGGAGGAGTTCGGCGTGGACTTGAGCGGCGGCCAGTACCTGTCCGGCAAGTTCCACGGCCACTACGGGGCGAGCACCGAGTCCTCCGGCTTCCTGCTGGAGGGGGTGCATCTGCGCAGCAACGGCTTCAAGGAGCTCGACGAGGGCGGCCATACGGGCTTCCGCCGCAACGAGTGGATGATGAAGGCCCGCCACCAGTTCGACTCCGAGGGCGAGTTCCGCCACGGCCTCCAGCTCAAGCTGGGCTACTCGGACGAGGCCTCCAACGAGACGTACCTGGGCCTGAGCGACGCGGACTTCGCGCAGAACCCGCTGCGCCGCTATGGGGCCAGCCGAATGGACCACATGGCGTGGCACCGCACCCAGGTCGTCCTCAGCCACCAGCTCGACGCGGGCGCGCTGGCGGTGACGACCTCGGCCTACCGGCACGACTTCCACCGCATCTGGCGCAAGGTCAACCGCTTCGCCGGCGTGGACGTCGCCAGCGTGCTGGCCGACCCCACCAGCGCACGCAACTCCATCTACTACGGCGTGCTCACCGGGCAGATCGACGCCTCGACGCCGCAGGAGACGCTGCTGATCGGCCCCAACAACCGCACCTTCGTCTCGCAGGGGCTCCAGAGCATCGGGCGCTGGAGCACGAAGACGGGCGCCCTGAGCCACAACCTGGAGTTCGGCGCGCGCTACCACTTCGACAGCATCGAGCGGCTCCACACGGAGGATGGCTTCCGGATGGTGGGCGGCAGGCTCGTGTCGGACGGCGAGCAGACGGCGACGACGGCCAACAACATGGACTCGACGCACGCGGTGGCGCTGCACGTCATCGACGCGGTGTCCTGGGGCCCGCTGGTGGTGACGCCGGGCGTGCGGCTCGAGGTGGTGCGCTCGCGCTCCGTGGACCGGCTCGCGGGCGTGGCGCAGGACGGCTCGCTCGAGGCCCTCATGCCCGGGCTCGGTGTCTATGGCGGCCTGACCCACTCCCTGGGCCTCTTCGCGGGAGTACACCGTGGCTTCTCGCCGCCCGCGCCGGGACAGTCCGGAGAGGTCGGCCCCGAGCGCAGCATCAACTACGAGGCGGGCGCCCGGTGGACGCGCAGCGGCGAGCGCGTCGAGGTGGTGGGCTTCCTCAACGACTATTCGAACCTGACGGACGTCTGCACCTTCTCCAACGGGTGCCTCAACGACAACCTGGACCGGCAGATTGACGCAGGCGAGGCCCGCATCCAGGGCCTGGAGGCCTTCGCGGAGAAGACCTTCCGCCCGGGCGGTGGGGTGACGTTCCCCCTGTCGGTGGCCTACACCTTCACCCAGACGGAGCTGCTGGAGAGCTTCCGCTCGGCGGACCCGCAGTACGGCACGGTGGAGGCGGGCGATGAGATGCCCTACGTGCCCCAGCACCAGCTCTTCGCCTCCGCGGGCGTGGAGTCCGCGTTCGGCGGCGTCTTCCTGACCGCCACCTTCCTCGACACCATGCGCGAGGAGGCGGGCCAGGGCGAGGCGGCCGCCGGCGAGAAGACCGAGGCGCTGCTGACGTTCGACCTGAACGCGAGCTGGAGCTTCTCGAAGAACGCCCACCTCTACCTGAGCGCTCGCAACCTGCTCGACAACCAGGCCATCGTCTCCCGCCGGCCCTATGGCGCCCGGCCGAACGCGCCGCGCACCGTGCTGGTGGGGCTGAAGTACTCGCTCTAG
- a CDS encoding metallophosphoesterase family protein, with protein MRFVHCSDVHITADYFAQPLLRLGWRRWVALAELTVGGRARAYRHAAQTLATIAHESRKHAADHFILSGDLTAYALESEFQGARDALGELVEDPRRCTVIPGNHDVYTPGSQRSRRFERYFGHLLASDTPEHCREGAFPFVRKVGEEAAVVGLLSARVPVVPGIASGFIGPKQLEGLEAITRDPRLAGRALLVVVHHAPLTHRGRPDSKLHGLRDAEALFKLIPGERYAVLHGHIHHRYHHPATHERPHIFGAGSSTMAGREGYWLIEVAGGQVVGGQKHVPGARA; from the coding sequence ATGCGCTTCGTCCACTGCTCCGACGTCCACATCACCGCCGACTACTTCGCGCAGCCGTTGCTGCGGCTGGGCTGGCGCCGCTGGGTCGCCCTGGCGGAGCTGACCGTGGGGGGCCGGGCCCGCGCCTACCGACACGCCGCCCAGACGCTCGCCACCATCGCGCACGAGTCGCGGAAGCACGCCGCGGACCACTTCATCCTCTCGGGAGACCTCACCGCCTACGCCTTGGAGAGCGAATTCCAGGGCGCGCGCGACGCGCTCGGAGAGCTGGTGGAGGACCCGCGCCGCTGCACCGTCATCCCGGGCAACCACGACGTCTACACGCCGGGCAGCCAACGCAGCCGGCGCTTCGAGCGCTACTTCGGTCACCTGCTGGCGAGCGATACCCCCGAGCACTGCCGGGAGGGTGCCTTCCCCTTCGTCCGCAAGGTGGGTGAGGAGGCCGCGGTGGTAGGGCTGCTCTCGGCGCGGGTGCCTGTCGTGCCAGGCATCGCCAGCGGCTTCATCGGCCCGAAGCAGCTCGAGGGGCTGGAGGCCATCACCCGGGATCCAAGGCTCGCGGGCCGGGCGCTCCTGGTGGTGGTGCATCACGCGCCCCTGACGCATCGCGGGCGGCCCGACTCCAAGTTGCACGGGCTGCGAGACGCGGAGGCGCTCTTCAAGCTCATCCCGGGCGAGCGCTACGCCGTGCTCCACGGCCACATCCACCACCGCTACCACCACCCGGCCACCCACGAGCGCCCGCACATCTTCGGCGCGGGCTCCTCCACCATGGCCGGCCGCGAGGGCTACTGGCTCATCGAAGTGGCGGGCGGTCAGGTGGTGGGTGGCCAGAAGCACGTGCCTGGGGCACGGGCCTAG
- a CDS encoding PEGA domain-containing protein, which translates to MKRIALLLSLLLGTSLGAQEAPRRVAVLPIQALTGDVPSRAGPRVTLRLATELRAVEGWELAEPPPSEPPEVLAQARAFMKDAEARRQQRDFAGAEAALGKAIEAFSTVAAELPSGNELADAHALRAAVRYAQGQDEEAARSLSSALSLSPGRTLPLTATSPLFARTVERVHAALREQPRGSVRFTSVPPGVTLTIDGQPVGIAPVRVVEVPPGAHLWRAVLPSGEATGGIVEAVSGKEVEVRVKPPGEGPGAVLASALASNRLDTASVEAAEALAQTLRADLAVLGTISRSGSGLALDAFLFVPGSRTLRRVPRIALDIDLLDAGPPLRELTAVLTSRGAEAGSPVTLPTAPSSVAVEASRLAQVKYPLQDKPVSAPKPTAPTPDRAPLNPRKPLVRP; encoded by the coding sequence ATGAAGCGGATCGCGCTCCTGCTCAGCCTGCTGCTCGGCACCTCCCTGGGTGCGCAAGAGGCCCCCCGGCGCGTGGCCGTCCTGCCCATCCAGGCGCTCACGGGAGATGTTCCTTCACGGGCGGGGCCCCGGGTGACGTTGCGGCTCGCCACCGAGTTGCGCGCGGTGGAAGGGTGGGAGCTGGCCGAGCCGCCCCCCTCCGAGCCCCCGGAGGTGCTCGCCCAGGCCCGCGCCTTTATGAAGGATGCGGAAGCCCGGAGGCAGCAGCGCGACTTCGCCGGTGCGGAGGCCGCGCTCGGCAAGGCGATCGAGGCCTTCTCCACCGTGGCGGCGGAGCTTCCGTCCGGCAACGAGCTGGCCGATGCCCATGCCCTGCGTGCGGCGGTGCGCTACGCCCAGGGACAGGATGAAGAGGCCGCGCGCAGCCTCTCCTCCGCGCTCTCGCTCTCTCCGGGACGCACGCTCCCGCTGACCGCCACCTCTCCCCTCTTCGCGCGTACGGTGGAGCGAGTCCACGCGGCCCTGCGTGAGCAACCGCGCGGCTCCGTGCGCTTCACGTCCGTGCCCCCGGGCGTCACGTTGACGATCGATGGCCAGCCGGTGGGCATCGCTCCCGTGCGCGTGGTGGAGGTGCCTCCGGGCGCCCACCTGTGGCGCGCGGTCCTGCCCTCGGGCGAGGCCACGGGCGGCATCGTGGAGGCGGTGAGCGGCAAAGAGGTAGAGGTGCGGGTGAAGCCTCCCGGCGAGGGCCCCGGCGCGGTGCTCGCCTCGGCGCTCGCGAGCAATCGGCTCGACACGGCTTCGGTGGAAGCGGCGGAAGCGCTCGCCCAGACACTGCGCGCGGACCTCGCCGTGCTGGGGACGATCTCCCGCTCGGGCTCGGGCCTCGCCCTGGATGCCTTCCTCTTCGTGCCCGGCTCCCGGACGCTTCGCCGCGTGCCGCGCATCGCGTTGGACATCGATCTGCTCGACGCGGGGCCCCCGCTGCGTGAGCTGACCGCCGTGCTCACCTCGCGTGGCGCCGAGGCGGGCTCGCCCGTCACGCTTCCGACCGCTCCGTCCTCGGTGGCGGTCGAAGCCTCCCGCCTCGCCCAGGTGAAGTACCCGCTGCAGGACAAGCCCGTGAGCGCTCCGAAGCCCACCGCTCCCACGCCGGACCGCGCGCCGCTCAATCCCCGCAAGCCCCTCGTCCGCCCATGA
- the gluQRS gene encoding tRNA glutamyl-Q(34) synthetase GluQRS — translation MSFRGRFAPSPTGRLHLGNARSALLGWLQARAAGGQFLLRVEDLDRARCRPQYLDDLMRDLEWLGLTWDEPLLFQSARDAVYRDALARLEREDRVYPCFCTRAEIARAASAPHGLSDEGPRYPGTCARLSSAEISERSRTRTPAYRFRTQPGEVSFVDGLQGPYAQDVEAAVGDFVVRRNDGVASYQLAVVVDDAATDITHVLRGDDLLSSTPRQLQLYAALKLTAPEFFHVPLVLGEDGKRLAKREGAFALAELRERGLPAERVLGLLAAWSGLGDGTPVALAELVRRFHPEALPRTPVVAREQTLVTALGLE, via the coding sequence ATGAGCTTCCGTGGCCGCTTCGCGCCCAGCCCCACCGGGCGCCTCCACCTTGGCAATGCTCGCAGCGCGCTGCTCGGCTGGCTCCAGGCCCGCGCCGCCGGAGGCCAGTTCCTGCTGCGCGTGGAGGATCTCGACCGCGCACGCTGCCGTCCCCAGTACCTCGATGACCTGATGCGAGACCTGGAGTGGCTGGGGCTCACCTGGGACGAGCCGCTCCTCTTCCAGAGCGCCCGCGACGCGGTGTACCGGGACGCGCTGGCGCGCCTGGAGCGGGAAGACCGCGTCTACCCCTGCTTCTGCACCCGAGCGGAGATCGCCCGCGCGGCCAGCGCGCCCCATGGCCTGAGCGACGAGGGGCCACGCTATCCGGGCACCTGTGCCCGTCTGTCCTCGGCGGAGATCTCCGAGCGCTCCCGCACGCGCACGCCCGCGTATCGCTTCCGGACGCAGCCCGGCGAGGTGTCCTTCGTGGACGGGCTGCAGGGTCCCTATGCCCAGGACGTGGAGGCCGCGGTGGGGGACTTCGTGGTGCGCCGCAACGACGGCGTGGCCAGCTACCAGCTCGCGGTGGTCGTGGATGACGCCGCCACGGACATCACCCATGTGCTGCGGGGCGATGACCTGCTGAGCTCCACGCCCCGTCAGCTCCAGCTCTACGCCGCGCTGAAGCTGACCGCGCCCGAGTTCTTCCACGTGCCCCTCGTGCTGGGCGAGGACGGCAAGCGGCTCGCCAAGCGCGAGGGGGCCTTCGCCCTGGCGGAGCTGCGAGAGCGCGGGCTTCCCGCCGAGCGGGTTCTGGGCCTGCTCGCCGCCTGGAGCGGACTGGGAGACGGAACTCCCGTCGCGCTGGCGGAGCTGGTGCGGCGCTTCCATCCCGAGGCCCTGCCCCGAACGCCCGTGGTGGCGCGCGAGCAGACGCTCGTGACGGCGCTGGGGCTGGAGTGA
- a CDS encoding AgmX/PglI C-terminal domain-containing protein, with amino-acid sequence MLPAVSGRALILWIVLPFVGLCALALWLTRPEPDVPSERQAVPTPPPPPPTPAPAPAEPPPRAVAPPAAPPEAPQVPPTPGGQPPRPGASLPSRFLPPPAISIPEAEPREESSEGTVDKEDVRRAIQSVVPLIRQCFQDVAERHPGTHSVTLRFTVEGQGLTGHFRDGEVVDTTVQDPFAQACFLDSLLDVRFPAPRGGGRVTITYPFRFVPNPDAGR; translated from the coding sequence ATGCTCCCCGCCGTGTCGGGCCGCGCCCTCATCCTCTGGATCGTCCTGCCCTTCGTGGGCCTGTGCGCGCTGGCGCTCTGGCTCACCCGTCCCGAGCCCGACGTGCCGAGTGAACGGCAGGCCGTACCCACGCCTCCGCCCCCGCCTCCCACGCCGGCCCCGGCTCCCGCCGAGCCTCCTCCTCGCGCCGTCGCGCCCCCCGCCGCCCCGCCCGAAGCGCCCCAGGTGCCTCCGACTCCTGGGGGACAGCCTCCACGCCCGGGGGCTTCCCTCCCCTCCCGCTTCCTGCCACCCCCGGCCATCTCCATTCCCGAGGCCGAGCCCCGGGAAGAGTCCTCCGAGGGCACGGTGGACAAGGAGGACGTGCGCCGGGCCATCCAGTCGGTGGTGCCGTTGATCCGCCAGTGCTTCCAGGACGTGGCCGAGCGCCACCCGGGCACCCATTCGGTCACGCTGCGCTTCACCGTCGAGGGCCAGGGGCTCACCGGCCACTTCCGGGACGGAGAGGTGGTGGACACCACCGTCCAGGACCCTTTCGCCCAGGCCTGCTTCCTGGACTCCCTCCTGGATGTCCGGTTTCCGGCACCGCGCGGGGGGGGCAGGGTCACCATCACCTACCCCTTCCGCTTCGTACCCAACCCGGACGCTGGCCGTTGA